CCCACCTCCCTTGTGTTTGGAAAGGCATAAATTGACATTGGATTGAGTTTGATCGGTGTCTCTTTGGATAGATCTGATTGGGGGCTTTTCCAACATGACCGATAACGTGATGATGTAATCGCCCAGAGCTCAAGGAGTTTTTCATccgttatttattaataaataatttatttatttttttatttcaattgccCTAACCCCAGCAAAACATTTATGGGGGACTGTGTGGGCCAGATTGTCTGAATTTTAGCATCAGTCTAGCCCTGATGATTCTCCTCTTCTAGGGCCAAAAAGAAGACcttctaataataaaactattgaaCATACACTTTTTAAGGGAGCTGTATATGCAATAAGTTGTGTGCTGCTTCTGGAAACCTGCTTGCTTTGGCTTCATATATCTGgtgttattgtatttattattgtaatgtgttGTAGCCTGGAATATTTAGTGTGCATACTCATTGTATCTCTGTGTGTTGGTGTTGgagatttgatatatatatatattatatatatatatatatatatatatatatatatatatatatattatatatatatatatatattatataatccaTGTGGTAGATAACGTTGTGGCACCAACATAGGCAACTATGAAGGGGGGGCCTTGGGTTTGCTATAGCCTCAGGGCCCTATGTATTCTTAATCCAGACCTGATCATCTCttgtatattacattacatataaacattagtaTATTGAACCTGGTGCTGCTCCTTATTAAGCTGTTAAAAAAGAAGGTGGGGCGCTACATTACATAAGGAGAAAATTTTAGGAAAAGTTATTATTCAGTCACTGCATATAGAGCAGTTTGTGAGGGCAATGTGAAAATGTTACGAATTTCAATTATTTCCCTAAACGTTTGTTTAGAAACATGTAGGATTACTCAGGCAACCTTAAAATAAGAGAAGTGATTTTAaaactttctaaaaatgtaaaagataatcAGGTGGTCTGTAAAACAAAGATGAAGAACAGtttcaaaagttttatttcaattacaattgTCATTTGTTATGCTTTTGCCACAcactttggacatttttttttttagtaatcatcatCAACATGTGACAGTTAAGCTAAATCAATATAGTTTAATACatatgacaaaaaagaaaaacctacTAGCCATCACAAATTGTACATTGTTTTCAACCAAATAGAGCAGGAGGGgtctataatacatttttttttttttcaaaaatatctcacaatgtgTTAGAATGTTTAAGATaacaaaaatctacattttaacAAAGACAATTTTACTCAAATATTTctacttcttttttaaaaagtctcattACTTCCTTCCAaaacattttgtcagatttaACCCATAAATAAGGGGATTTAACATGGGAGGAACAAGTAGAAATTCTAGTGCCATGAAATTACGCAAATCTTGTGGCATAATCCTAGAACCATACCGAGTGTACAGCACATCAAACAGCAATGCAACACTCACATTGAGCAATGCAAGCAGATGTGGTACGCATGTTTGTATGAATTTGCTTCTGCCCTCTGTTGATTTTCTGCATTGTCCAATCAAGTGAATGTATGAGCAAAATATCAATACTGCATgtccaaaatatataataatgattacATACCCAATCACATTATTTACTGTTGTAGAAAAACAGGACAGTTTTAACAACTGACCAGTTTTCACATATAGCTTTTCAATACTAGAGCCACATAAGGTTAGCCTTGAtgttaatacaattaaaacacacatgcaaaaaaatggAGAAAGCCAGCAGAAAAGGATGCATTCAAGAatcctctgattggtcattacTGAATGATACTCCAGTGGTCTACATATTGCCACATATCTGTCATATGCCATCACTGTTAATGTTGAAATGTCACACAGAACagatgaataaatgacaaatatctgAACCAAACATCCAGCATAAGAAATCAAGTGATATTGGGATAATAAATCATACATGAATTTAGGGTAGAATCCAGCTGTGCCAAAAAGTCCATTTATACACAAAttgcatataaatacatacattggCTCATGAAGCTTCCTATGCGAGATTACAGTGTAAATTATGATCACATTACACAACACGATTAATGGATAATACAGTGcagtcaaagaaaaaaacacaaatcttttTCCCATCATTTCATTTAGTCCAGAGAGTGTAAATACTAAGACAATGGACTCATTCTCCAGTGGTGGCTGCATCTGGAATAATATGCaaagttttattataattatatcattattcattaattagaataaaattatttgtaagttAATTTGAAATTGAAGGTTGAATGACATATCTTACCACAGTCTCTGTTTGTATGTTTGACAGAGTGTTGTGGTAAAAGGTTGATTTGGTCTGATATATATGGAGACTGGTCTCATGCTAATTATCTTGTTTATGAACACttgtaacaaaaaaaactctcttgagaatcattttaaatatgtcaaacTATACAGTATCAGACTTCATTACAGTAATGTGCAAAtaagcactcatataaatgtcattaaatcatatttttcatttttgcaaagTCTGTTCTTTCAGAGCAGTTGTGAATAACTTTTGCGGTATGTAAATGTCTAGCTACATCgtaattgcattattatatatttcacattgtatttgttttgtatgttttttattttttatttttctgcaatatgctttatatttgtaaatttgtaaatatttgaaaatagtttttatgccagaattttcattaaaatcaaatgcaaGGAATTAATCATAAGGAACAAACAATATTATCAATGTGACAAAAAAGCTAGGGAAGAGATGTAagtgcaaaaacaaattaaattaggTGCAACTATTATAAGGAGTTGTGTAACTACAGAACAAAAACCTTTGATGCCCCACCCCCATAGCCAAATTTAAAagcaacaataaaatataatattgtcaatttatttacagttttcactAGTCACtcacttaatataatataattcttaaAGGAACTGCAGTCATGTCTGGCTCCACAAGGGGCTAGAGTGGGCTGGTTTAGTTCACCCAGGCAATAATTCAGACTTCTATTCCCCAACTTACATGAGAAAGTTGCAGCTGAACCTGTTATTAGTTACACCACCGCTGTCGAGCTAAAACAAATTGAAAAGTAAATATAGTACATGTTCTTAATACATTGATGTGAGTTTATACTCTTGATAATTAAGACAATCGTTGTGTCttaatattttactcataaattgaaaaTTCTAAAAATCCTTTGGGAACTCATGACAATTTATCTCTCCAGGTTGT
This portion of the Cyprinus carpio isolate SPL01 chromosome A15, ASM1834038v1, whole genome shotgun sequence genome encodes:
- the LOC122147849 gene encoding olfactory receptor 11H6-like, which translates into the protein MQPPLENESIVLVFTLSGLNEMMGKRFVFFSLTALYYPLIVLCNVIIIYTVISHRKLHEPMYVFICNLCINGLFGTAGFYPKFMYDLLSQYHLISYAGCLVQIFVIYSSVLCDISTLTVMAYDRYVAICRPLEYHSVMTNQRILECILFCWLSPFFCMCVLIVLTSRLTLCGSSIEKLYVKTGQLLKLSCFSTTVNNVIGYVIIIIYFGHAVLIFCSYIHLIGQCRKSTEGRSKFIQTCVPHLLALLNVSVALLFDVLYTRYGSRIMPQDLRNFMALEFLLVPPMLNPLIYGLNLTKCFGRK